Proteins encoded within one genomic window of Salipaludibacillus agaradhaerens:
- the trpD gene encoding anthranilate phosphoribosyltransferase, with amino-acid sequence MSRALERIMSTEPLTEDEAKQLVIAMMEGQLNNEEMAGILSVLQYRGETVDELVGFAKGMQEKGKKISLPYDVLDTCGTGGDGKGTFNISTAVAILLSSIGVKVAKHGNRSVSSTTGSADVLTALGVPFQETEQEVSRMLQKHHLAFLFAPIYHSAMKNVAPVRKQLGMKTIFNLLGPLTNPANAPCRIIGVYDHVVAKKMAYASQRLGIKRALFVCGEDGLDELTVQGKSYIIEVNGDHIHEFIVTPEDVGLKTEAIDKALVSSPAESATLIKKLFAEKGAQAAENLLLLNAGAALYVQGRAVTIKDGVKEAKKALGTHVLNHLAALQSEREEVTTL; translated from the coding sequence ATGAGTAGAGCGCTAGAAAGAATAATGTCAACTGAACCACTAACAGAGGATGAGGCAAAGCAACTTGTTATAGCCATGATGGAAGGGCAATTAAATAATGAAGAAATGGCAGGTATACTTTCCGTGTTGCAATATCGCGGAGAAACGGTTGATGAGTTAGTTGGATTTGCAAAGGGAATGCAAGAAAAAGGGAAAAAAATTAGCTTGCCTTATGATGTGTTAGATACGTGTGGAACCGGTGGAGATGGTAAGGGAACCTTTAATATTTCAACGGCAGTGGCTATATTGTTAAGCTCTATAGGTGTAAAAGTAGCAAAGCATGGTAACCGAAGTGTTTCATCCACCACAGGCAGTGCAGATGTCCTAACGGCATTAGGAGTCCCTTTTCAAGAAACCGAGCAAGAAGTGTCCCGCATGCTTCAAAAGCACCATCTTGCATTCTTATTCGCCCCGATTTATCATTCTGCAATGAAAAATGTCGCACCAGTGCGAAAACAACTGGGAATGAAAACTATTTTTAACTTATTAGGCCCTTTGACAAACCCTGCAAATGCGCCTTGCCGAATTATTGGTGTCTACGATCACGTAGTCGCAAAGAAAATGGCTTATGCATCTCAGCGTTTAGGTATAAAACGTGCGTTGTTTGTATGTGGCGAAGATGGATTAGATGAACTTACGGTTCAAGGTAAAAGTTATATTATTGAAGTGAATGGGGATCACATACATGAATTTATCGTTACACCAGAGGACGTAGGGTTAAAAACGGAGGCTATTGATAAAGCATTGGTCTCATCACCAGCTGAAAGTGCCACCCTCATCAAAAAACTTTTTGCTGAAAAAGGAGCGCAAGCCGCTGAGAACCTATTATTACTAAATGCTGGAGCGGCCCTCTATGTACAAGGAAGAGCCGTAACGATCAAGGATGGTGTGAAAGAGGCTAAGAAAGCGCTCGGAACTCACGTATTAAACCACTTAGCTGCGTTACAAAGTGAGAGGGAAGAGGTGACCACACTATGA
- the trpA gene encoding tryptophan synthase subunit alpha, translating to MNRLTADTFRTSHDKFVPYIMSCDPSYEASIEIALALQEAGVDAIEWGVPFSDPLADGPVIQEAGERARASGGSLSKAVEGIKEARKRGLTLPVVLFTYVNPVLSIGNDRLVDQMKDADIDGLIIPDLPFEESRDLRELCGSADISLISLIAPSSKHRMKMICELGDGFLYFVTSLGVTGTREHFSDELENTLQEVTSYSNVPVLAGFGISTRDHVRFFQTVADGVIVGSALVRFIAEREKELSSPIKKENALSEIKQFVQQLIS from the coding sequence ATGAATCGCTTAACTGCTGATACTTTTCGAACTAGCCATGACAAGTTTGTACCATACATTATGAGTTGTGACCCAAGCTATGAAGCATCAATTGAGATTGCACTAGCATTACAAGAAGCAGGAGTTGATGCAATTGAATGGGGTGTTCCTTTCAGTGACCCTCTAGCGGACGGTCCGGTAATTCAAGAAGCAGGTGAACGGGCACGCGCTTCTGGAGGGTCCTTATCGAAAGCTGTTGAAGGCATAAAAGAAGCGAGAAAAAGAGGTTTAACTCTTCCTGTGGTTTTATTTACGTACGTGAACCCTGTCTTGTCAATTGGCAATGACAGGCTTGTAGATCAGATGAAGGACGCTGATATTGACGGCTTAATTATACCTGATTTACCTTTTGAAGAGAGTCGTGATTTGCGTGAATTATGTGGATCAGCAGACATCTCCTTAATCTCTCTCATTGCCCCTAGTTCTAAACACCGCATGAAAATGATTTGTGAGCTTGGTGATGGGTTCTTATACTTCGTCACGTCTCTTGGTGTCACTGGTACCCGTGAACATTTCTCGGACGAACTAGAAAACACATTGCAGGAAGTCACATCTTATAGTAATGTACCAGTGCTAGCTGGTTTTGGCATTTCAACACGAGATCACGTACGGTTCTTCCAAACGGTCGCTGACGGAGTGATAGTAGGAAGTGCTTTAGTGCGTTTTATCGCTGAAAGAGAGAAAGAGTTATCATCGCCTATCAAAAAAGAAAATGCTCTGAGTGAGATAAAACAATTTGTACAACAGCTCATTTCATAA
- the aroA gene encoding 3-phosphoshikimate 1-carboxyvinyltransferase codes for MTTTIPPVKDGLTGSVTIPGDKSISHRAILFASLADGDSKIYGFLKGEDCMSTITCMKQLGIEVKEEDDYILVKGKGLNGLEEPEKPLDVGNSGTTIRLLSGILAGQDFSSVLVGDESIAKRPMGRVTGPLKMMNTSIDGRQNAAYTPLHIRGGSLNSIHYLSPVASAQVKSAILLAGMFADGVTKVTEPHKSRDHTERMLQTFGAHVESNELSASIEGGQTLSSQTIYVPGDISSAAFLLVAGAIVPGSNITLNNVGMNPTRTGIIDVLQTMGADLTVENERYLGSEPVADLTIRYSTLSSCTIGGDLIPRLIDEIPAIAVLATQANGTTIIRDAQELKVKESNRIDTVVSQLKKIGAAVEPTEDGMIITGKTPLHGGTLQSFHDHRIGMAMALCGLIATEPVTIKGSEAISVSYPDFFEQLTYLRADN; via the coding sequence GTGACAACAACAATCCCCCCTGTAAAAGATGGGTTAACAGGTTCTGTTACAATTCCAGGTGACAAATCTATTAGCCATCGAGCAATCCTCTTTGCATCACTAGCTGATGGTGATTCAAAGATATACGGGTTTTTAAAAGGTGAAGATTGCATGAGTACGATCACGTGCATGAAGCAACTAGGTATTGAGGTTAAAGAGGAAGATGATTATATACTTGTAAAAGGTAAAGGATTGAATGGTCTAGAAGAACCAGAGAAACCTTTAGATGTTGGAAACTCAGGAACTACGATTCGTTTACTTTCAGGAATTCTTGCCGGTCAAGACTTTTCATCAGTGCTTGTAGGAGATGAATCTATAGCAAAGCGTCCGATGGGTAGAGTGACAGGCCCTTTAAAAATGATGAACACGTCTATTGATGGAAGACAAAATGCTGCTTATACACCACTTCACATACGTGGGGGGAGTTTAAACAGTATTCATTATCTTTCTCCTGTTGCAAGTGCACAAGTAAAATCTGCTATATTACTTGCAGGGATGTTCGCTGATGGCGTAACGAAAGTGACTGAACCCCACAAGTCCCGAGATCATACAGAGCGTATGCTACAGACGTTTGGCGCGCACGTTGAGAGTAATGAATTGTCAGCTTCAATAGAAGGTGGACAAACGCTTTCGTCACAAACCATCTATGTACCTGGAGATATTTCTTCAGCGGCATTTTTACTCGTAGCAGGAGCCATTGTTCCTGGGAGTAATATCACGTTAAATAATGTTGGAATGAATCCTACCCGGACTGGCATTATTGATGTGCTGCAAACTATGGGAGCGGATTTAACTGTTGAGAATGAGCGTTATTTAGGAAGTGAACCGGTAGCAGACTTAACAATTCGCTATAGTACATTATCTTCTTGTACAATAGGCGGTGACCTCATTCCCCGTCTAATTGATGAGATTCCTGCAATAGCCGTTCTTGCCACTCAAGCAAATGGGACGACCATTATTAGAGATGCACAGGAGCTAAAGGTGAAAGAGTCAAATAGAATTGACACAGTCGTGAGTCAGCTGAAAAAAATTGGTGCTGCTGTAGAACCTACAGAAGATGGTATGATCATTACTGGAAAAACACCTCTTCATGGTGGCACGTTACAAAGTTTTCATGATCATCGAATTGGTATGGCTATGGCGCTTTGTGGCTTAATCGCTACTGAACCTGTAACCATAAAAGGTTCAGAAGCTATTTCTGTCTCTTACCCTGATTTTTTTGAACAATTGACATACTTAAGAGCAGACAATTAA
- the trpC gene encoding indole-3-glycerol phosphate synthase TrpC: protein MTILDKIVAKKKDELSSLTIPESRIVDTPFRSLKNALLTSIHPLGIIAEIKQASPSKGLLTDHFQPLSIAAAYEKIGVSGISVLTDETFFKGHADDLSAVKNHVNLPVLRKDFIVDEKQVLYSERIGADAILLIAAILEGNQLAELYDQAMELGMEILVEVHNEEELEKVLTHTNPTMIGVNNRDLTTFDTHLSTTERLRPLVTNDETLFISESGIHTKEDVECLLKNQVDGMLVGEAFMRSANKQQLLNSLFYEGEK from the coding sequence ATGACGATACTAGACAAAATTGTTGCTAAAAAGAAGGATGAGCTATCATCGTTAACTATACCAGAGTCTAGAATTGTTGATACGCCATTTCGATCATTAAAAAACGCTTTGCTAACGTCCATTCATCCACTTGGAATTATTGCAGAAATAAAACAGGCAAGCCCTTCAAAAGGGCTATTAACCGATCATTTTCAACCCCTTTCCATTGCAGCAGCATATGAAAAAATCGGGGTCTCTGGTATTTCAGTGCTTACTGATGAAACGTTTTTCAAAGGGCATGCGGATGACTTGTCAGCAGTCAAAAATCACGTTAACTTACCTGTGTTACGGAAAGATTTTATTGTCGATGAAAAGCAAGTCTTGTATTCTGAACGAATCGGCGCTGATGCTATTCTATTAATTGCAGCTATTTTAGAAGGGAATCAGTTAGCTGAACTCTATGATCAGGCAATGGAACTTGGAATGGAAATACTCGTCGAAGTGCATAACGAAGAAGAATTAGAAAAAGTTCTCACACATACGAACCCAACCATGATCGGTGTGAATAATCGTGATTTAACAACGTTTGACACTCATTTATCCACAACAGAGCGATTACGACCTTTAGTGACTAATGACGAAACGTTATTTATTAGTGAAAGCGGTATTCACACGAAAGAAGACGTAGAATGTCTCTTGAAAAATCAAGTAGATGGCATGTTAGTTGGTGAAGCTTTTATGAGAAGTGCAAATAAGCAGCAGCTCTTAAACTCCCTATTTTATGAGGGGGAGAAGTAA
- the aroH gene encoding chorismate mutase: MMTRGIRGATTVQTNSKTEIHKATADAMTHIIQKNNICPDDISHILITVTNDLDAAFPAEGLRSLEGFQYVPIMCAMEIPVPSSLKKCIRLMVTVNTTKRPADIHHIYLNEAVKLRPDLTLTNEQ, encoded by the coding sequence ATGATGACGAGAGGCATTCGTGGCGCTACAACTGTTCAGACAAATAGTAAAACAGAAATCCATAAGGCTACAGCAGACGCTATGACGCATATTATTCAAAAAAACAATATTTGCCCTGACGACATAAGTCACATATTGATCACAGTAACAAATGATTTAGATGCAGCATTTCCTGCCGAAGGGTTAAGAAGTTTGGAAGGCTTTCAATATGTACCAATAATGTGTGCGATGGAAATACCTGTTCCAAGTAGCTTGAAAAAGTGCATTCGATTAATGGTAACGGTCAATACAACTAAAAGGCCTGCAGATATCCATCATATATATTTAAACGAAGCAGTAAAACTTCGCCCAGACTTAACCTTGACAAACGAACAGTGA
- the trpB gene encoding tryptophan synthase subunit beta: protein MAPLLKFCGITSKTDFAQAVASEADMLGVIFAKSKRQVMPHQVAEWKEAYPLSKRQKLSGVFVNEPVSKLLEIVKVAKVDAIQCHGTESPDEVAEIKRRSGLDVFKTIHHHDESISEMRKYEGIVDGFVVDTKTADAWGGTGAQFDWKAVPTYEHEAKRQGVPCLIAGGVTPDNVLKLLAYKPSGIDLSSGIETNGQKDERKMNSMSKAVKKTYQAPDSFGRFGPFGGKYVPETLMYALEELEEAYLSVKEDTSFQQELLKELKEYSGRPTALTYAERLSNYYGGARIYLKREDLNHTGAHKINNALAQGLLAKKMGKSQIIAETGAGQHGVASATVAARFGLSCKVFMGAEDMRRQSLNVFRMRLLGAEVIEVHSGGKTLKDATNEAIRHWVANVDDTFYLIGSVVGPHPYPQMVRDFQSIIGEESKKQIYDRLGRLPHEVVACVGGGSNAMGMFYPFLNDDIALTGIEAAGKGIETDDHAATLTKGRKGVLHGSLSYLLQDENGNITEPYSISAGLDYPGIGPEHAHLRDIGRVHYEAATDKEAMAALEDLCKLEGILPAIESAHALAYVKREAANRHNDEIILVCLSGRGDKDVHTIQEVLGGNEE, encoded by the coding sequence ATGGCACCGTTATTAAAATTTTGTGGTATCACGTCCAAAACAGATTTTGCTCAAGCAGTGGCATCAGAAGCTGACATGCTTGGCGTCATTTTCGCCAAAAGTAAACGGCAAGTTATGCCACATCAAGTAGCTGAGTGGAAAGAAGCATATCCTCTTTCTAAAAGACAAAAACTTTCAGGTGTGTTTGTCAATGAACCCGTGTCGAAACTTCTGGAGATCGTGAAGGTGGCCAAAGTTGATGCCATTCAATGTCATGGCACTGAATCGCCAGATGAGGTAGCAGAAATTAAGAGACGAAGTGGTTTAGATGTTTTCAAAACAATTCATCATCACGATGAATCCATATCTGAGATGAGAAAATATGAAGGCATTGTAGATGGCTTTGTAGTGGATACAAAAACGGCTGATGCGTGGGGAGGAACAGGCGCTCAATTCGATTGGAAAGCTGTCCCTACTTATGAACATGAAGCGAAGAGGCAAGGTGTACCATGCTTAATCGCAGGAGGAGTCACCCCTGATAATGTCCTGAAACTATTAGCGTATAAGCCATCAGGAATTGATCTTTCTTCAGGGATTGAAACAAATGGTCAAAAAGATGAAAGGAAGATGAATAGCATGTCAAAAGCTGTGAAAAAAACGTATCAAGCGCCAGATTCATTTGGCAGATTCGGTCCTTTCGGAGGTAAATATGTTCCTGAGACATTAATGTACGCGTTGGAAGAATTAGAAGAAGCCTATTTATCAGTTAAAGAAGATACTAGCTTTCAACAAGAGCTATTAAAAGAATTGAAAGAATATTCGGGAAGACCTACTGCCTTAACTTACGCTGAACGTTTATCCAACTATTACGGTGGTGCACGGATTTACTTAAAAAGAGAGGATTTAAATCACACGGGGGCTCACAAGATAAATAATGCGTTGGCGCAAGGTCTATTAGCTAAGAAGATGGGGAAATCTCAAATTATTGCTGAAACCGGAGCAGGACAGCATGGTGTCGCTTCTGCTACAGTAGCCGCTCGATTTGGGCTATCTTGTAAAGTGTTTATGGGTGCAGAAGACATGCGAAGACAATCTTTAAATGTTTTTAGAATGCGACTTCTTGGAGCTGAAGTCATTGAAGTTCATTCTGGTGGTAAAACGTTAAAAGATGCTACAAATGAAGCGATTCGTCACTGGGTAGCAAATGTTGATGATACATTTTATCTAATAGGGAGTGTCGTTGGTCCACACCCATACCCTCAGATGGTTAGAGATTTTCAAAGTATTATAGGTGAAGAGAGTAAAAAACAAATATATGATCGCCTTGGAAGGCTCCCCCATGAAGTTGTGGCGTGTGTCGGCGGCGGTAGTAATGCTATGGGGATGTTTTATCCATTTTTAAACGATGATATTGCCCTTACAGGTATTGAAGCAGCGGGTAAAGGAATAGAGACAGACGATCATGCAGCAACATTAACAAAAGGGAGAAAAGGGGTACTTCACGGGTCGTTATCGTATTTACTGCAAGATGAAAATGGCAATATTACTGAGCCATATTCTATCTCGGCAGGATTGGATTATCCTGGTATAGGACCAGAACATGCCCATTTACGAGATATAGGAAGAGTTCACTATGAAGCAGCAACTGATAAAGAAGCGATGGCTGCTTTAGAGGATTTGTGTAAACTGGAAGGGATATTACCTGCGATAGAATCAGCCCACGCTCTCGCTTATGTTAAAAGAGAGGCTGCTAACCGTCACAATGACGAGATCATTCTCGTTTGTTTGTCCGGAAGAGGAGATAAAGACGTTCACACGATTCAAGAAGTGTTAGGGGGAAATGAGGAATGA
- the trpE gene encoding anthranilate synthase component I, with protein MLTITKEQFLKKAAKYNTVLMSAHILADTTTPIQLFHLFNKDAAFLLESKDPLSPWSNYSFIGINPIYYLYDKGGSFIFENKKRETILRGEHIQETWDNVLTYLNVAPNPQLELPFPGGAVGYMGFEAYGCYEPRLAASLDRENPNVSFVFCQTILAYHHGKEELTVIHLQNTADINGEEAFQNGAYEIESILKAIAVDDSLPVSMVPMTDHIKDDLFANVSSNYTKETFMHHVQKVKEYIAAGDIFQAVLSQRFKVPVQTDGLSLYRVLRKINPSPYLYYIRLDEREIIGSSPERLVKVERKGELEIHPIAGTRKRGNNLAEDEALAKDLLADEKERAEHLMLVDLARNDMGRVSEYGSVKVKEMMQVTHFSHVMHLISKVTGQLKKDTHPFEALFAAHPAGTVSGAPKVRAVEIIEELEQTRRGIYAGAIAYCGFNQAIDSCIAIRTIILQDRVAHVQAGAGIVQDSIPENEYEETRNKARALIYAIKLAELRYEKEEEEENE; from the coding sequence ATGTTAACCATTACGAAGGAGCAGTTTCTTAAAAAGGCTGCTAAATACAACACCGTATTAATGTCGGCGCATATTCTTGCTGATACAACAACTCCCATTCAATTATTCCACCTGTTTAACAAAGATGCAGCATTTTTACTTGAAAGCAAAGACCCATTATCGCCGTGGTCAAACTATTCATTTATTGGGATAAATCCTATTTATTATTTATATGACAAAGGCGGTAGTTTTATTTTTGAAAACAAAAAGCGAGAGACGATATTGCGTGGTGAACATATCCAGGAAACGTGGGATAATGTATTAACCTATTTAAACGTCGCCCCGAATCCGCAGCTGGAGTTGCCGTTTCCAGGTGGGGCTGTTGGTTATATGGGTTTTGAAGCGTATGGTTGTTATGAACCAAGGTTGGCAGCTAGTTTGGATAGGGAGAACCCAAATGTGTCATTTGTTTTCTGTCAAACAATTTTAGCGTATCACCATGGGAAAGAAGAATTAACGGTGATTCATTTACAAAATACAGCTGACATAAATGGAGAGGAGGCTTTTCAAAATGGTGCTTATGAAATTGAATCCATTTTGAAGGCCATTGCAGTTGATGACTCTCTTCCTGTATCAATGGTGCCAATGACAGATCATATAAAAGACGATCTATTTGCCAATGTTAGCTCCAATTACACAAAAGAGACTTTTATGCATCACGTACAGAAAGTGAAAGAGTACATTGCTGCTGGTGATATATTTCAAGCAGTTCTGTCTCAACGCTTCAAAGTGCCTGTTCAGACAGATGGCCTCTCGTTATATCGCGTGCTAAGGAAAATTAACCCGTCGCCTTATTTGTATTATATACGGCTTGATGAGAGAGAAATCATCGGCAGTTCACCTGAAAGACTTGTGAAGGTTGAAAGAAAAGGTGAATTGGAAATCCACCCTATCGCAGGAACAAGAAAGCGTGGAAATAATCTGGCAGAGGATGAAGCACTTGCAAAAGATTTACTCGCAGATGAAAAGGAACGAGCAGAGCATTTAATGCTTGTAGATTTAGCAAGAAACGATATGGGGAGGGTGAGCGAATATGGTAGTGTCAAGGTCAAAGAGATGATGCAAGTGACACATTTTTCACATGTTATGCACCTTATATCCAAAGTGACGGGTCAATTAAAAAAGGATACCCACCCTTTTGAAGCTCTATTTGCGGCTCACCCTGCAGGCACAGTATCAGGAGCACCAAAAGTAAGAGCAGTGGAAATTATTGAAGAATTAGAACAGACGAGACGTGGCATTTATGCCGGAGCAATTGCCTATTGTGGATTTAATCAAGCGATAGATTCATGTATTGCTATTCGAACGATAATTTTACAAGATCGTGTGGCCCATGTGCAAGCCGGAGCAGGGATCGTACAAGATTCAATTCCTGAAAACGAATATGAAGAAACGAGAAACAAAGCAAGGGCATTAATTTATGCCATTAAATTAGCTGAGCTGAGGTACGAAAAAGAGGAGGAAGAGGAGAATGAGTAG
- the hisC gene encoding histidinol-phosphate transaminase has protein sequence MNVKSSMVGLLPYQPGKPIEEVKRELGLEEVVKLASNENPYGCSPHVKEAMTHAFETIAIYPDGYARLLRKKVAEHLNVEEEQLIFGNGSDEVILILCRAYLESGDNIVTAAPTFPQYRHNAVIEGAEVKEVPLQNGVHDLDAMLDAIDEKTKMVFVCNPNNPTGTYVDEQAFKAFIEKVPKDVLVISDEAYYEYVTQEDYPDTLPMLSSYPNLIILRTFSKAYGLASLRVGYGVASKEIVKAVDPGREPFNTNSMAQAAAIAALDDPSFIKMCREKNTQEMKKYEDFCQKNQLEYFPSQTNFILIDFQRSGSEIFDFLLKNGFITRNGEALGYSTSVRITLGMPEQNDKIISELTKWLA, from the coding sequence ATGAATGTCAAATCATCAATGGTTGGTCTTTTACCGTATCAACCAGGAAAACCTATAGAAGAAGTTAAGCGAGAACTAGGTTTAGAAGAGGTTGTTAAGCTTGCTTCAAACGAAAATCCGTATGGATGCTCACCTCATGTAAAAGAGGCGATGACACATGCGTTTGAAACAATTGCTATATACCCAGACGGATATGCCCGCTTGTTGCGTAAAAAAGTAGCTGAACATCTTAATGTTGAGGAAGAACAGCTCATTTTTGGAAATGGTTCGGATGAAGTTATCTTAATTTTATGCCGTGCTTATTTAGAGTCAGGAGATAATATTGTGACAGCAGCACCAACTTTCCCTCAATATCGGCACAATGCTGTGATAGAAGGAGCTGAAGTAAAAGAAGTGCCCCTTCAAAACGGGGTTCACGACTTGGATGCTATGCTTGATGCAATTGATGAGAAAACTAAAATGGTCTTTGTCTGTAACCCTAACAATCCTACAGGAACATATGTAGATGAGCAGGCGTTTAAAGCGTTCATTGAAAAAGTGCCTAAAGATGTGCTTGTTATTAGTGATGAGGCTTACTATGAATATGTTACACAAGAAGACTATCCAGATACCTTGCCTATGTTAAGTTCTTATCCAAATTTAATTATTTTACGAACCTTTTCGAAGGCTTACGGCCTCGCTTCTTTAAGAGTAGGCTACGGTGTAGCTTCTAAAGAAATTGTAAAAGCTGTTGACCCAGGACGAGAGCCTTTCAACACGAATTCAATGGCTCAAGCAGCTGCCATAGCTGCACTTGATGATCCTTCTTTCATTAAAATGTGTCGTGAAAAAAATACACAGGAAATGAAAAAGTACGAAGATTTTTGCCAGAAAAATCAGTTGGAGTACTTTCCGTCACAAACGAACTTTATACTAATTGACTTTCAACGATCTGGTAGTGAGATATTTGATTTCTTATTAAAAAATGGCTTTATTACACGTAATGGGGAAGCACTAGGTTATTCAACATCTGTTAGGATTACGCTTGGAATGCCTGAACAGAATGATAAGATAATTTCTGAATTAACGAAGTGGCTCGCTTAG
- a CDS encoding prephenate dehydrogenase, protein MTRRLLVVGLGLIGGSLALAVKNSYPETIIMGYDVNKKACKLAKSLQIIDEIVESLAEEAPVADMIIISAPVESTINIIKQLKSLPLKQGAIVTDVGSTKASVVAAGKPLFNKGVYFIGGHPMAGSHKTGVEAARERLFENAFYILTPTDEVPSSKLIELQDILKGTKAKFIQLDPVTHDRYAGLISHLPHIIASGLVHQVAKAGEKDAMVMELAAGGFRDITRIASASPSMWRDILLHNKEELLPMLKEWKAVMTQVEDMLQRADEEQIYSFFSGAKESRDLLPSKKRGALMPFYDLFVDIPDHPGVISDVTAILAEERISLTNIRIIEAREDIMGVLRLSFRSEEDLTLAKDKLNRHLYDTYEVL, encoded by the coding sequence GTGACTAGACGATTATTGGTAGTTGGCTTGGGACTCATCGGTGGGTCTCTTGCTCTTGCTGTGAAAAATAGTTATCCTGAAACAATTATTATGGGTTATGATGTAAATAAGAAAGCCTGTAAGCTTGCAAAAAGCTTGCAAATCATTGATGAAATTGTTGAGAGCTTAGCTGAAGAAGCACCGGTTGCAGATATGATTATTATTTCTGCACCGGTAGAAAGTACAATTAATATTATTAAACAATTAAAATCCTTACCTTTAAAACAAGGGGCAATAGTCACAGACGTAGGAAGTACAAAAGCGTCTGTAGTGGCAGCTGGTAAACCCCTTTTTAATAAAGGGGTTTATTTTATCGGTGGTCATCCGATGGCGGGTTCTCATAAAACAGGGGTTGAAGCAGCTCGAGAGCGGCTATTTGAGAATGCTTTTTACATACTGACGCCTACAGATGAAGTGCCTTCAAGTAAGCTCATTGAACTACAAGATATACTTAAAGGAACAAAGGCAAAATTTATTCAGTTAGATCCAGTTACTCATGATCGCTACGCTGGTCTTATTAGTCATTTACCTCATATCATAGCGTCAGGACTTGTGCATCAAGTAGCAAAAGCAGGAGAAAAAGATGCGATGGTTATGGAGTTAGCCGCTGGAGGGTTTAGAGATATTACACGCATTGCATCTGCTTCCCCTTCGATGTGGCGAGATATTTTACTTCATAATAAAGAGGAGCTCCTTCCAATGCTAAAAGAATGGAAAGCTGTCATGACGCAAGTAGAAGATATGTTGCAGCGAGCTGATGAAGAGCAAATTTACTCATTTTTTTCAGGTGCTAAGGAATCACGTGATTTACTCCCATCTAAAAAAAGAGGCGCGCTTATGCCCTTTTACGATTTATTTGTGGACATCCCCGACCACCCAGGTGTCATTTCTGATGTGACAGCAATTCTTGCTGAAGAGAGAATTAGTTTAACGAACATCCGGATCATTGAGGCAAGGGAAGATATCATGGGTGTATTGCGATTAAGTTTTCGCTCTGAAGAAGACTTAACGCTTGCAAAAGACAAACTGAATAGACATTTATATGACACATACGAAGTTCTTTAA